One segment of Streptomyces sp. NBC_01463 DNA contains the following:
- a CDS encoding DUF4132 domain-containing protein has translation MGWVPAGDYEVALEAGKVVCRNGKGRRLKSVPAKLKEDPAVVGLRQLTEWLERHEHQCLTDVEQWMVRSLPVPTAVLARVWPDPAWQAALRDVVVTGADGGVAGFLRDVDPDRGLGLVDLDGDTVRITPDVVSVPHPVLLDDLDELREFAVELGVSQNVEQLFREVWRRPPGLAPDTTSVDTYAGGVFKELRFLHGRVTQLGYRSRGGYAVCPVVEDGATTEARIWIGEHDGYDAYDTETGPLGWTDPSGRALTVAEVGPVTWSEGMRMAAALYAGRDVENEERAA, from the coding sequence ATGGGGTGGGTTCCGGCGGGCGACTACGAAGTCGCTCTGGAAGCGGGCAAGGTGGTCTGCCGCAACGGGAAGGGACGGCGGCTGAAGTCGGTTCCGGCCAAACTGAAGGAGGACCCGGCGGTCGTCGGGCTCCGGCAGTTGACCGAGTGGCTGGAGCGGCACGAGCACCAGTGCCTGACCGACGTCGAGCAGTGGATGGTGCGTTCGCTGCCCGTCCCCACGGCGGTGCTCGCCCGCGTCTGGCCCGATCCGGCGTGGCAGGCGGCTCTGCGGGACGTGGTCGTCACGGGTGCGGACGGCGGGGTCGCCGGGTTCCTGCGCGATGTCGACCCGGACCGCGGTCTCGGGCTCGTCGACCTGGACGGCGACACGGTCCGCATCACCCCGGACGTCGTCAGCGTGCCTCACCCGGTCCTCCTCGACGACCTCGACGAACTGCGGGAGTTCGCGGTCGAACTGGGAGTCAGCCAGAACGTGGAGCAGTTGTTCCGCGAGGTGTGGCGCCGCCCGCCGGGCCTCGCCCCCGACACCACATCCGTGGACACGTATGCCGGCGGCGTGTTCAAGGAACTGCGCTTCCTGCACGGCCGCGTCACCCAACTCGGATACCGGTCGCGCGGCGGATACGCGGTCTGCCCGGTCGTCGAGGACGGCGCCACCACCGAGGCACGTATCTGGATCGGTGAGCACGACGGGTACGACGCGTACGACACCGAGACGGGCCCCCTGGGCTGGACCGACCCCTCGGGGCGCGCGCTGACGGTCGCCGAGGTCGGCCCCGTCACGTGGTCCGAGGGCATGCGCATGGCGGCGGCGCTCTACGCCGGCCGCGACGTGGAGAACGAGGAGCGGGCGGCATGA